The region TCGCCGTCGCGGTCGCGCCGTTTGCGTCGGTGATGGTGCGCACGCTCCACGCAAGGTTCGCGTTTCCGTTCGCGACGGCGCTGAACTGCACGGTCGCGACGGTGCCGGTGCCGCTCACTTCGTCGTTCCCGTCGAGCGCGTACTGGTAGTTAATGATGCCCGCGCTGACGATGTTCTGCAGCACGTTGCCGACGCTATCGTCGCCGGGGAAGGGCCCCGGCAGCACCTGCACGCCCGCCGCGCCGGCGTCCGCATCGACGACCTGTACGACGCTCGCGTTGTAGGTGACGCCGAGGTGCACCTCGTGAATATCGAGCCCGCCGAGGTCGAGGGTCAGCGTGACCGTATCGCCGACGTCGAGCGAGGTGTTGGCCGGGTTCATGCTGACGCTGCCCGCAGGCGCGGCGTGGACGCCGGCGGCGAAGGTCAGCGCGAAGGCGACAGCGCAGAGCGCCGCTCCGGCGAACGGAAGGCGCGCGAGACCGCGACCGCGTACACGGCGTCCCTGCATGGTGCTCCTCGATGGGGTATCGGAAGCTGAGCACGGGGCGCGCAAGGTGTTGGCACCCGCGCGGCGGTGGGTGCGCCGGCCCGGTGCGCGCCGCGTCTGACCGTTGGGTTATGATGCGCCTCGATGAGCGCCCAACAGACCATCGAGGCGGCCCCGGCGCGGACGCGTGTCGCGAACCGCACGCTGCCCGCGTGGCTCACCAGCGCCTGGGCCATCGACCTGGCGTTCGTAACGGCGATCGCCGTCGTCGCGCTGGTCGTGCGCACCTACGACCTGGCGAACTACCCCTACGGGATCCACGGCGACGAGGCCTCGACGGGGCTGGACGGGCGGAAGATCCTCGATGGCGTCGACCTGTGGCCGTATACGGCGGCAGCGCTCGGGCAGCCCTCCGGGCCGATGTACTGGACGACGCCCTTCGTCGCCGTCATGGGCTCCACGATCGCAGCCGTGCGGTTGCCGATGGCGCTGCTGGGCGTGGGGACGGTCGTGCTCGGCTTCTTCGCGCTGCGCGAACTCTTCGACCGGCCGACGGCGTACATCGGCGCGGTGCTCATCGCGTTCTCCTCGTGGCTGATCTTCTACAACCGCACCGGCTACACCGCTTCCGCGATGCCATTCACGGAGTTCGCGTCGCTGCTCGCGGTGGCATTGGCGCTGAAGCATCGCTGGTGGCCATGGTCCGTGGCGGCGGGGTTCGTCGTGGGCGCCGGGATCTACGGCTACTACTCCTATCCCCTGTTCGCGCTCGGGCTCGGCGTTTTCGTGCTCGTGCACTGGGCGATCGAGCGGCCGCGGCCGGCGATCGTCCACGCGCGCAACGTGCTGGTGATGGGACTGATGGCGCTGCTCACCATCCAGTCCATGTGGCCGTACATCACGTCGGACGCCGTCGGCTATCAGCACGACCGAATCGTCTTCGCGGTGAGCAATACGCCTGAATACAAGGCCGCCGACGAGGCGGGCGATACCGGCGCGAAAGTCGACCTGTACTGGGAAAACGCCACGAACCTGTCGCGCACGCTCCTCACCGAGGGCATTCCCGACGCGTCGGACGGCTCGGGCACGACGGCGGCGCTCGACACGGTGACCGTCGTGATCGCGGGTGCCGGGCTGGGCGTCTGCGTGCTGCTGGCGATCAGGCGGCGGCGCGCGGCGTACCTGCTGCCGCTGATCATCATGCCGTTCGTGCTGTTCGGGCCGCTCTGGAGCCAGGGCGGCTACCATCGACGCTCGTTGGGGCTGCTGCCGTTCATCTTGATGGCGGCGGCTGTGCTGTTGGGCTACGTCTGGCAGTCGCTCGCGGAGCAGCGTCCTTCGCAGCGCGGCATCCTCACCGCGCTCGTGATCACGCTGCTGGCCGGTTACGGCGCCATCAACGTCGAACGCTACTTCGATGCACCGCGCGACCAGCCGGTGTCGCGGTTCGTCTACAGTCCCGAACTCACGCACGCGGCGAACTTCATCAAGGACGAGCCAGACGACGCCAAGATCTACTTCGCGTCGGAGCGCTGGAGCATCAACTACGAGACGGTGCAGTACCTGGTGCCCGACAAGTCCTCCGCGGACGGCGACCTCGAGGACCGATCCGAGCAGTTCGCCCGGGAAGGCACGCGGGCGGGCTTCGAGGACCTCGACCGATCGCGGACGGCTGTCATCGTGCTCGTCGGCTCGTACCGCGAGCAGGCGAATGCACTCGCCGCGCGCTATCCCGAAGCCGAGGTGCTCGACGGACCGCTGGCGGACGGCCAGCCTTCGTTCGTCGCCTTGCGATTGCCCCCGCAGTAGCAGAAGCTGATCCGCGATGGCATCTCGTGACGAAGCGGCGGAGGTCGCGGACAGCGGCCCGCATGCCGCGCCTGTCAGCGCCGCTCCAGCGAACGCCGCCGCAACGACCGGCCTGATCGCGCGCACCGGGCTGACGACGTTCGACATCGTTACGATCGTCACGCTGACCGCGTTCACGGCGGCGATGCGGCTATGGCGCCTGGACAGCGTGCCGCTGGGGCTGCACGGCGACGAGGCGTGGACCGGCCTCGACGCGCGCCGCATCCTCGACGAAGGCTGGATCGGCGTCTACGTGGACAGCGCGCTCGGCCAGCCGACGGGGCCGATCTACTTCGCCGCGCTGCTCTTCACGTTCCTGCCCGAAACGACGTTCACCGTCCGCTTCTCGATGGCGCTGCTCGGCATCGCGACGATCCCGCTCGCGTACCTGGCGTTCTCGCGAATGTTCAACCGCACGGTGGGCGTCTTCGGCGCTGTGATCCTCGCGGTGATGACCTGGCACCTGCACCTGGGCCGGACCGGCTTCATGGTGATCTCGTGGCCCTTCATGGAAGTCGCCGTACTGCTGGCGCTGTGGCTCGCGTTCAAGCATCGCCGCCCGGAGCTGTTCGTCTTGGCCGGCTCGCTCACGGGCCTGGGCGTGTATACGTACAACGCGTACCTGCTGTTCGTGCCGGTTGCCTTCGTGCCCGTCGCATGGATGCTGTTCGAGCAGAGAAATCGCACGGACAGGCTGCGGGCGTTGTATCTCGCGTTCGCGTTCGCGGCGGTGGCGCTCTTGTTCGCCTTGCCATTGCTGCGCTTCATGCAGGAGGACAGCGAACTCTACGAACGGCATCAACGAGTCGTCGGCGTCACCCACTCCGAGGGATGGGACGACGGAAGTCTCGCCGACAAGGCCGACGTGCTGTGGGACCGCGCACGCGAGTGGCACAACGGACTGATCCTCGGCGACCGCCCCGATCAGGGCGATGGCATGGCCGAGTTCGGACTGCCGCCCGTCGAGCCGGTGATCTACTTCCTCGCGCTCGCCGGTCTCGGAATCGCGATCTGGAACATACGACGCAAGGAGTACGCCGTCTGCGTCGCGGCCGTGCTCATCTTGCCGTGGGGCGCGTTGCTCACGGTCAACGATGGCCTCTTTCGCCGGACGCTCGGCCTTGCGCCCTTCCTCGCGCTGCTGGCAGCGATTCCGCTGGCGATGCTGTGGGACGTCCTGCGCGAGCGGCGCCGCGACGTGATCGGCGTCGCCGGCATGGCGCTGGTCGCCGCCGTGCCGGCGTATGCCGGCGCGCAGGCGACGTACGACTACTTCGGACCGGCGCAGGACACGTTCACGATGCGCGTCGTCTATCCCTATCAGCTCGAAGCTGCGACCGAGGTGATGGATGACTTGCCTCGCGACACCTACATCTACTTCTACAGCGACCGCTGGCGCCTGACCTATGAGACGGTGCGCTTCCTCGCGCCTGACGTCGTGGGCGAAGACCGCTCGCGCGAGTACGGTTCCGCCGCCGATATGCCGGACAGCGAAGTGCGGTACGACATCGACCGCGAGGGTCGCGTGGCGTTCGTGGTGATGGGCGACTACCTGAGGGATATGGATCGGATCATGCGAACGCACCGCGGCGGCCGGCTGATCGAGTCCACGCGCGATGATGAAGTGCTATTCCGCGCGTATGTGCTGGAGTAGGTGCTCAGCGGTCAGCCGTCAGCCGTCAGCCGTGGGGGGAGTGGATCGTCAGTCGTCGATGGGCGGGCGTTGGCGTGCCGACGACGAGCTGCGCGATGTGTCACTGCTCGTGACCAGATCCTTCGCTTCGCTCAGGATGACGTCTGTTCGTCGCGATGGCTGGCGTGACGTCGTACGTGGCTTCGTCCGCACGGAGCTGCGCCCCTATGTTGACGAGGCTCGCAGTTGCTGCAGGTGCTCGCGATCGTGGCGTTCTTCCTGCACGAGGCGCAGGAAGTCGCCGAGCGTCATCGGCGACCCGCCGCGGACGTCGCGGTCGGTGTCGCTGAGCTGCGAGAACAGATACTGCGTCTCTTCCTGGCGTTCTTCGATCTCGGCGATCACGCGGTCGATCGGCCACGCGCGCCGTTCTTCGACTCCGCGCGCGTTCGCGTCGTCGGTATCGATGCCGAACGTTTCCGGGCCAAGCGGCTTACGGGAGATGGTGGCGCGCAACACGATCTGCAAGAGCTGATCGTTGCCGCCGCCGACGTGCGCCAGGATGTCGCGGTTTCTCCAGCCCTCGGCGACGCTCGCGCGGTCCCAGAACTCAAGCGGCTGTGCGCGCGCGAACTCCAACAGCGCGCGATTGTCCTGCGCGAGCGTGCGCGCGATCGGCGCCACCCATTCCACGTACGAACGGTCACTCATGATCCACAGGGCTAGCTGGTCACTGACGGCTGCTCACGTCTTCTCGAAACGCTCCACGTCGAGCACAAACAGGATGGCGCCGCCGACGCGCACCTCGATCGGTTCCTGCAATACGGAGCCTTCGCCGAAGAACGGTAGCGTCTGCACGGGCACGTACTCGGTGCGGGCGTAGCACTCCAGGCGGACCATGGCGACGATCTGGTCAACCTCTGCGGCCTCGACGCCAGAGAGAATCGTGGCGTTGCCCTTGCGGAGGAAGCCGCCGGTGCTGCTGATCTTGGTGGCCGGGTAACCCTGTTCGACGAGCTTCTTGGTGAGGCGTTCGGCGTCGGAGTCGGACGCGATGATGACGACGAGCTTGAGCTGGCCGTTCTGGCCATTTTGTCCGTTCTCCAAGACACCTCCCGTTGCGCCCGCCACATGGATCGTAGTGCCGCGGGATCGAGGCTGTCAATTGACGGTCGTCAGTCGGCGGTCGTCGGTGGTCGGGGGTGGTTGGTTCAACGGCGTGAAGGGGGACGTCTTCAACATCCAAGCTTGAACCCGCTTGTCGTGAGACAAGTGCAGTGTGACGACGCACGATCAACCTGTTATGTCCGCACCCGAGCCTGTAGTCTGTCCCTCACAACGCTGGAGGTGGATACAACCGTGGCCGACGCAGCGCACACCGATCCGGGGATGACCGGCGAAGCGAAGCCGAACGTCGACATGGAGACGCTTGTTTCGCTGTGCAAACGGCGCGGATTCATCTTCCAGAGCAGCGAGATCTATGGCGGCCTGCAGGGCGCCTGGGACTACGGCCCGCTCGGCGTCGAAATGACCGGCAACATCAAGCGCGCCTGGTGGCGGGCGATGGTGCAGGAGCGCGACGACATCGTCGGGCTCGACGCGTCGATCCTCATGCACCCGGACGTCTGGCGCGCGAGCGGTCACGTCGAGACGTTCACCGACCCGATGGTCGACTGCCGCAACTGCCAGGGCCGCTTCCGCGCCGACGAGCTGGACTCCGACGTATGCCCCACCTGCGGCGCGAAGGGCCAGTTCACCGAGCCACGCATGTTCAACCTGATGTTGCGCACGTTCCTCGGGCCGGTGCAGGACGATGCGGCGGTGGTCTACCTGCGGCCCGAGACGGCGCAGGGCATCTTCGTCAACTTCGAAAACGTGGTGAACACCACGCGGCGCAAGCTGCCGTTCGGCATCGCGCAGATCGGCAAGTCGTTCCGCAACGAGATTACGCCGCGCAACTTCATCTTTCGCGTCCGCGAGCTGGAGCAGATGGAGATGGAGTACTTCTGCTACCCGGAGACGTCACTCGAACAGCATCAGCGTTGGATCGAAGAGCGCCGCTCCTGGTACCGGCGCTTCGGCATGAAGATGGAGAACCTGCGCATCCGCGCCCACGCGCAGGAGGAGCTTTCGCACTACTCGCAGGCGACGTCGGACTTCGAGTACCGCTTCCCGATGGGCTGGGGTGAGCTGGAAGGCGTGGCGCACCGCGGCGCCTACGACCTGACGCAGCACGCGAAGGCCAGCGGCAAGGCGCTCTCGTACTACGACGAGGAGCGCAAGGAGCACATCGTGCCGCACGTCATCGAGCCGGCGCTCGGCGTCGGGCGCTGCATGCTCGCGTTCATGACCGACGGCTACGACGAAGAGACCGACGACAAGGGCGAGAAGCGCGTCGTGCTGCGGCTGCACTCGGCCATCGCCCCGATCAAAGTCGCCATCCTGCCGCTGAGCCGCAACGAGAAGCTGGTGCCGGCGGCGCGCAAGGTACACGAACTGGTGCGCAAGCACTGGATGACGCAGTACGACGACGCGCAGAGCATCGGCCGGCGCTATCGCCGCCAGGACGAGATCGGCACGCCGCTATGCGTGACGGTGGACTTTCAGACCGTCGAAGAGGACGACGCCGTCACGATCCGCGAGCGCGACAGCATGGCGCAGGTCCGCGTGCCGATCGAAGGCGTCGTCGACGCTCTGCGAGAGCGACTGATCGACGTGTCGTGAAGGAGCTGGATGTGCCAGTGGCCGTTCTAGTCGAGATCCGCTGCTTGAACGTAGAAGCCTAACTCGAAACTGGGAACTGACGACTCAAGACTTACAACTCAATCCCGCCACGCGACCTCGTACACGCGCACAGGATCGGCGAACCCCTTGAACATCGTGTCGCCGCGGTCGACGAACGTGTGCCCCTTGCCGATGGACAGCTCGCGCACGACGTTCACCGTGAAGATGGAGCCGCCGTCCGCGTAATCGCAGACGCGCGCGGCGAGGTTCACCGCGACGCCGAACAGGTCGTCGCTGTCCTGCACGGGCTCGCCCGCGGAAAGGCCGATGCGCACGTCGAGCGGCGGGCCAATATTCGTAGCATTGTGCGCAGCGAACGCACGCTGGATCGCGACGGTGCAGGCAACCGCGCGCGAGACCGAACTGAACGTCGCGAGGATGCCATCGCCGGTGGCCTTAATGCGGCGCCCGCCGTGATCGTCCAGGCATGACGCCAGGATCTTGTTATGCGCCGCGACGTGCCGCAGAGCCGCGTCATCGCCGAGGGCGTTGAGCATCGCCGTCGAGCCGGCCAGGTCGGTAAACATGATCGCCCGCAGGCCCGAGTCGATCTCGCCGGTGTCGGGCGCGGTCTGCCCGTTCGGCAGATCTTCCTGCCGCAGGTGCATCATCGCGTTCACAGTGATCGGTTCGACTTCGATGAAGGTGTCGGCGACCAGTCCGTGCGCTTCGCTGTGCACCGCCGTCGCCGCCTCCTGCGAAGGCGCCTCGACCAGGCAGTACACGTTGCCCGCGTCAGCGTTCCACCAGTAGGTGATGTAGCGGACGCCGTACTTCTCTTGGAACTGCAGGTCGCCAATGTGCGCCTGCTCCAGTTGCTCGCGCGTCAAACCCTGCGCGTTCCGATGGACGTCCATGAACAGCGGCATAGCTCAATCTCTCTCGGTAATGTCGGCATCAACCAGTGTAGGACCGGGCGGCAGGGGGCGGGAAGCATCCAACGGCAAAGAAGTCTCCGTCGAACGGCGGAGACACGAGGAGGAGCGCGCGCTCACTCGACCGGCGTGCCCAAAACGCCCTTCTCACGCATCGCAGCGATGGCGTCGTCGCTGTAGCCGGCGCTGCGGAGCACTTCGTCAGTGTGTTCGCCGAGCGTCGGCGAGGGGCCCTGCACGCGCAGCGGCGTCTCCGACATCTGGAGCATCGGTCCCATCTGGCGCACGGGCCCCATCAGCGGGTGGTCGAACGACGCCACGAACTCATTCTCCTGCACTTGCGGGTCTTCGAGCAGCTCTTCGGTGAACTTCAGCGGGCCGGCCGGCACACCCGCGGCATCGAGGATCGTCACCCACTCGTCCGTCGGCTTGGAAGCGAACAGCGCCTCCGCCTGCGCCACGAGTCCGGCGCCGTACTCCTTGACCTTGGGGTCGCTGGCGTCGACCTCATCCGGGCGCTTGCCGATGCGCCAGTCTTCCATGCTGAGTGCGCCGATCAGCTTCCTGCGCAGCGGCGTGCTGAGACATCCGACGGCGACGAATCCATCGGCGGTCTTGTAGCACCGATAGTAGATGTTCCCGACGACGGGCCGCACCGCGCTGATGACGCCGATCTGGTCCTTGTACGGGGCGCCCTGCTTGCGCAGCTCGTTGATCTTGTCGATCGCCGCCTCACGACGTTCCGTATCGACCGCATCGATCGACATGAAGCGCGTGTTCTGGATCAGCAGGGCGCTCGCCATCAGCGTCGTGCTGATGCACTGGCCCTTGCCGGTACGCTCGCGCGCGTAGAGCGCCGCGCAGATGCCCCACGCGATCGCGATGCCCGTCGACAGGTCCGCCGATGGCAGCGCGTTGAGCAGCGGCACGCCGTTTTCCTGGCGCCCCTCGACGGACATCAGGCCCGTCACTGCCTGGGCGATGATGTCGTAGCCCGGGCGGTGCGAATACGGGCCGCGCCGTCCGAACGCCGTGTTGTCGCAATAGATCAGGCGCGGATTCTTCGCGGAGAGCGTCGCGTAGTCGATGCCCAGCTTCGGTGCCACGTCCGGCCGGTAGTTCACGATGACGATGTCGCAGCGCTCGGCGAGCCTGTGCGCGACCTCGCGCCCTTCCGCGGCGGTGAGGTCCAGCACGATGCCGCGCTTGCCGCGGTTGAGCGAGATGTAACCGCGGCCTTCCTTCAGCCCGAGCGGCTGGAAGCCGCGCCAGGGATCGCCTCCCGGCGGTTCGACCTTGATGACATCGGCGCCCATGTCGGAGAGCAGCATGCCGCCGAAGGGCGCCGCGATGATCTCGGAAAACTCGAGCGCCTTGACGCCCACCAGCGGCCCGTTGTGTGCGTTCTCGCCCATCCCGTCCTCTCGTTCCCGGCTCACGCTCCGCGCAGGGTGCGGCCAGTATAGGGCGGGGTGCTGGGAAGGGTGAAGCGGGCGGCAGGAGACGTGCATCCCCCGGGAGGTCTCATCCGGCGAGTGAAGGTCGGCCGGCTACGGTTGCGTGGAGAGTTCCGCCGCCTCCGCCTTCTCCAGTTCGAACGCGGCGTGCAGCGCGCGCACCGCAACAGCCGCTCGACCACCTCCTGGTGGTCTTCCAGGAACTCGGTGCGGACGATGAGGTTCGTCGTGACGAACTTGCCATCGGGCCACATGTCCTTCTCGTCCAGGAATTCGGCGCCACCGGCTTCGAGCTCCAGGCGCGTCGCCCACGGCTCGGGCGCCCACGCGCCGTCAATCTGGTGTTAATGGCGGCCAACCTGAAGTGTCAAGACCCCCTCGGACACAGAAGCAGAAGGGGCGCCGATTGGCGCCCCTCCGAGCTGACTGCTGAATGCTGACCGCTTTCTTACGCCGGCGCCTTCATGGCGAGCGTGGGCGCCGGGTCGAGCTTGATGCCGGGGCCCATCGTCGTCGTCATGGTGATCGTCTTGATGAAGACGCCCTTGCCGCCCGTCGGCTTCGCCTTCACGATCTCCGACAGCAACGAGGCCATGTTCTCCGCCAGCGCCTGCTCGTCGAAGCTCACTTTGCCGACCGGCACGTGGATGATCGCCGTCCGGTCGAGCCGGAACTCGACGCGGCCCTGGCGCGCATCACGGACGGCTTTCGCCATGTCGTCCGCGTCGACGACGGTGCCGGAGCGCGGGTTGGGCATCAACCCTTTCGGACCAAGCACGCGGCCCAGGCGGCCGACCTTGCCCATAAGGCTGCGTTCGGCAAGCGCGACGTCGAAGTCCGTGTGGCCGCCTTCGACCTTCTTGATCAGGTCGTCGCCGCCAACTTCGTCGGCGCCCGCTTCCGTCGCGTTGCGCGCCGCCTCGCCCTCTGCGAAGACGGCGACTCGGACGGTCTTGCCGAGGCCGTGCGGCAGCAGCGACGTGCCGCGGATCTGCTGGTCGGCGTGACGCGGATCGAGCCCCGTGCGCAGGTGCAACTCCACCGTCTCATCGAACTTGGCGAACGACGTCTCCTTCGCGAGCTTGATCGCCTCTTCGGGCGAATACAACCGCTCGGGATCGACGAGCTTCGCCTTCTCTTCGTACTTCTTGCCTCGCTTCATCTCGCGTTCTCCTCCAGCGACGTCATTCCGCCCTTCGGCGGACCGAGCCGGCGTACTTGCACTCTGTGTGCGTTCGGCCTCCGTCGCTGCTATCGCGGGCTGAAAGCCCGCGCTACGTAGCGGTCATGCTCCTACTTCGATGCCCATGCTGCGGGCCGTCCCTTCGATGATCTTCATCGCAGCGTCGACATCTGCTGCGTTCAGATCCTTCATCTTCATCTCGGCGATGCGTTTGACATCGGAGCGCGTGATCGTGCCGGCCTTCTCGCGCTTCTGCGCGCGGCTCCCCTTTTCGATGCCTGCCGCCTTCTTCAACAGGTCAGACGCCGGCGGTGTCTTGAGGATGAACGAAAACGACCGATCCTCGAAGATGGTGATCTCCGCCGGGATGATCGTGCCGGCCTGATTCGCCGTCTTCTCGTTGTACTCCTTGCAGAAGCCCATGATGTTGATGCCGTGCTGGCCCAGCGCCGGGCCGACGGGCGGCGCCGGATTGGCTTTGCCAGCCTCGATCTGCAACGTGAGTACTGCCCGAATCTTCTTTGCCATCGTCGTTACACTCCGAGTTGTAAGTCGTAAGTCATCAGTCGTAAGCAGACGCCCCCGAAGAGGACGCCCACCGTGAACCGTGAACTTACAACGTAGAACTTACAACTGACTACTCGCCTAGAGGCGCTCCACCTGCAAGAAGTCCAGCTCAACCGGCGTCTCGCGTCCGAAGAACGACACCAGCACCTTGACCTTGCCCTTCTCCAGGTTGATGTCGTCCACCGTGCCGACGAAGTCCTGGAACGGTCCATCGACAATACGGACGCTCTGGCCGACGACAAAGCCGACCTTGACCTTCGGCGCTTCGACGCGCATCTGGCGCAGGATGCGCTTCACCTCCGGCGGCTCGAGCGGCACCGGCTTCGTGCCCGACCCGACGAACCCCGTCACGCCCGGCGTGTTTCGCACCACGAACCACGCGCGGCTCGAATCGATGTCGTCTTCCTTCAGGTCGATCATCTGTACGAGCACGTACCCCGGAAAGATCTTGCGCGCCACCGTCCGGCGCTGCCCATCCCGGATCTCGATCTCGTCTTCCGTCGGCACGACGACCTGGAAAATCAGATCCTTCGCATCCATGGTCTGGATGCGGTGCTCCAGATTCGTCTTCACCTTGTTCTCGTAGCCCGAGTACGTGTGGATCACGTACCAGGAACGGCCTTCCTGGATCGCGGCTTCTTCGGGCGACTCCGCGCCGGCGGGGTCCTGCTGTTCGATCTCGGCGGCCTGAGCTGCGGCTTTGCCTTTTCGCGCCATGCGCTAGTCCCTCAAGATCGTGTTATCCACGAACCAGTTGAATCCGATATCGACACCGCCAAGCATGGCGCCGATCGCGGCGGCGACGACGATCACAGCCACTGTGAGCCGCGTCGTCTCCTCGCGCGTCGGCCACGACACCTTCTTCAGCTCGCTGATGATGTCGCGGACGTACCCGGGCACCATGCGGTCGAAGAAGCCGCGCTTCCGGGCGGCCTCTGCCTGCGCTGTGGCCTGCTGCTTCTTCTGCGGTCGCGGCCCCGAAGGCTTGAAGCCCGGCGACTTCGCCGGCGGCTTGGAGATGAGCTGTTGGCGGCGCAGTGCGCGGCTCATGTGACGTGTCCTCCCTTATCGGACCTCTCGGTGAGGCCGGTGGATGCGGCACCGCGGACAGAACTTGCTCAACTCCAGCCGGTCGGGGTCGTTTCGCCGGTTCTTCTGCGTGGTATATGTCCGCTCCTTGCACTCGGTGCAGGCGAGCGTGATGATCTGCCGGTCTTCCTTCTTCGCCATCTGTCCTCAGGTTCGCTCAGGCGGACAATACGGCCCGCCCTGACAGTGTATCGCGCGGGCCGGCCGTACCAGTTCGTCGCTACTCGAGAATCTTCGTCACAGCGCCTGCACCGACCGTGCGGCCGCCTTCGCGAATCGCGAAGCGAAGCGCATCCTCGACCGC is a window of Dehalococcoidia bacterium DNA encoding:
- the rplK gene encoding 50S ribosomal protein L11, which gives rise to MAKKIRAVLTLQIEAGKANPAPPVGPALGQHGINIMGFCKEYNEKTANQAGTIIPAEITIFEDRSFSFILKTPPASDLLKKAAGIEKGSRAQKREKAGTITRSDVKRIAEMKMKDLNAADVDAAMKIIEGTARSMGIEVGA
- the nusG gene encoding transcription termination/antitermination protein NusG, translated to MARKGKAAAQAAEIEQQDPAGAESPEEAAIQEGRSWYVIHTYSGYENKVKTNLEHRIQTMDAKDLIFQVVVPTEDEIEIRDGQRRTVARKIFPGYVLVQMIDLKEDDIDSSRAWFVVRNTPGVTGFVGSGTKPVPLEPPEVKRILRQMRVEAPKVKVGFVVGQSVRIVDGPFQDFVGTVDDINLEKGKVKVLVSFFGRETPVELDFLQVERL
- the secE gene encoding preprotein translocase subunit SecE; the protein is MSRALRRQQLISKPPAKSPGFKPSGPRPQKKQQATAQAEAARKRGFFDRMVPGYVRDIISELKKVSWPTREETTRLTVAVIVVAAAIGAMLGGVDIGFNWFVDNTILRD
- the rpmG gene encoding 50S ribosomal protein L33, producing MAKKEDRQIITLACTECKERTYTTQKNRRNDPDRLELSKFCPRCRIHRPHREVR